In Stenotrophomonas sp. ASS1, the following proteins share a genomic window:
- a CDS encoding sigma-70 family RNA polymerase sigma factor, whose amino-acid sequence MAVPGASSTALAGFYREHHGWLLGWLRRRTHNADCAADLTQDTFLRLLSRRVDPSELRLPRAYLSTIAHALLVNHWQRADLERAYLTALAAQPEPVHPSAEERTQALQLLHAIADMLSGLAERPRRAFLLARLSGLGYAEIGQQLGVSERMVKKYMAQAMLHCLRLSGDAAA is encoded by the coding sequence ATGGCCGTGCCCGGCGCCTCCAGCACCGCGCTGGCGGGGTTCTACCGCGAACACCATGGCTGGCTGCTGGGCTGGCTGCGCCGCCGCACCCACAACGCCGACTGCGCTGCCGACCTGACCCAGGACACCTTCCTGCGCCTGCTCAGCCGTCGCGTCGATCCGTCCGAACTGCGCCTGCCGCGCGCCTACCTCAGCACCATCGCCCATGCGCTGCTGGTCAACCACTGGCAGCGTGCGGACCTGGAGCGCGCCTACCTGACGGCCTTGGCCGCGCAGCCGGAGCCGGTGCATCCATCGGCGGAAGAACGCACGCAGGCGTTGCAGCTGCTGCATGCCATCGCCGACATGCTGTCCGGCCTGGCCGAGCGGCCACGCCGTGCGTTCCTGCTGGCACGACTGTCTGGCCTGGGCTATGCGGAGATCGGCCAACAACTGGGCGTGTCCGAGCGCATGGTCAAGAAGTACATGGCGCAGGCGATGCTGCATTGCCTGCGCCTGTCCGGCGACGCGGCGGCATGA
- a CDS encoding VOC family protein, with product MFSHITVGTNDMDVAHRFYDALFTALGARPGVFDDKGRLVYFKDGRMFIVTAPIDGQPACHANGGTIGFTLDSAEAVRGWQDAGVAHGGTAIEDPAGIRTMAGRQLFLAYLRDPDGNKLCAVHVMS from the coding sequence ATGTTCAGTCACATCACCGTCGGAACGAACGATATGGACGTCGCGCATCGCTTCTACGATGCCCTGTTCACCGCATTGGGCGCCCGTCCGGGTGTCTTCGATGACAAGGGTCGGCTGGTGTACTTCAAGGACGGCCGCATGTTCATCGTCACTGCACCGATTGATGGGCAGCCGGCGTGCCATGCCAACGGCGGCACGATTGGTTTCACCCTCGACAGCGCCGAGGCCGTGCGTGGCTGGCAGGATGCGGGCGTGGCCCATGGCGGCACCGCCATCGAAGACCCGGCCGGCATCCGCACCATGGCCGGGCGCCAGCTGTTCCTGGCCTACCTGCGCGACCCGGATGGCAACAAGCTGTGCGCGGTGCATGTGATGTCGTGA
- a CDS encoding TonB-dependent receptor, with amino-acid sequence MYRTTLNLLAGAIALGLTAGAAGAAETADSGKDSTTFGTVLVTGSNIKRSDTAGPNPVQIVSREQIEQTGRSTLTDVLRNLSANAGNSFDEQYTGSFAAGSASIGLRGLSPKNTLVLVNGYRVSNFGFALNTQDTFVDLNALPISAVERIEVLKDGASAVYGSDAIAGVINIILRRNFQGVEVGGGFGTATQGGLDERKANLLAGFGDLEQQGWNVLFGLDLLKRDRLDGDDRAYTRSGDFRDKPGGRLAGWSTAGGNWLSNPRAPQPFGNCPDGSQLRPYSDFGSTLPGQACAFNAQPFKTLQPGAERLQASLSATYRFNDSVEAFADVLYSHNKADQIFSAPLTVGPGLRAYNPATGTLIDVPAVLPVGHPNNPGSTPLPFEYTFFDLGPRLKDNTQVFYRALAGVRGSGERWDWEVAALTSQSAQREYVDNFVNRYAFEQILRDGSYNFLNPSSTPGALDALRLQTKRPGWYKLHSLNVKASTSLWELPAGTVGFAWGAEFRKESLDARTSAQVLSGTELRPAINVVNGERQVSAAYAELSVPLHRTLELQLAGRGDHYDDFGKAFSPKVALRWQPLDSLLLRGSFSRGFRAPSLPEIAPGQTVSYGSVIDPLDPLQPGGSRGVTNIRTGNPDLKAERSRNFNVGAVWSPDGDTSIGLDWYRIEQDNLVKPDSAQFIVDNPTLFPGRVQRDAQGRITFITNQYANQGELTTSGLDLDANHTFRTDGWGSFTVAGSWTHLLSFKQPLVAGQAPYEGAGNNRHGALPRTRGTTSLNWAVGDWSSTLSLQYVSGYDQRVATATSNPGLRDRIKPYHQLDLYVAYEGIANTTLSLSVLNLTDKDPPFDPAGGSNGFDISQYNLRGQFVSLGARYRF; translated from the coding sequence ATGTACCGCACCACCCTGAACCTGCTTGCCGGCGCGATCGCGCTGGGCCTCACCGCCGGCGCTGCCGGCGCCGCTGAAACCGCCGATTCCGGCAAGGACAGCACCACCTTCGGCACCGTGCTGGTGACCGGCTCCAACATCAAGCGCAGCGATACCGCCGGGCCCAACCCGGTGCAGATCGTGAGCCGCGAACAGATCGAACAGACCGGTCGTTCCACCCTCACCGACGTGCTGCGCAACCTGTCGGCCAATGCCGGCAACAGCTTCGACGAGCAGTACACCGGCAGCTTCGCCGCCGGTTCTGCATCAATCGGCCTGCGCGGCCTGTCGCCGAAGAACACGCTGGTGCTGGTCAACGGCTACCGCGTCTCCAACTTCGGCTTCGCGCTCAACACCCAGGACACCTTCGTCGACCTCAATGCGCTGCCGATCAGTGCGGTCGAGCGCATCGAAGTGCTGAAGGATGGCGCCTCGGCGGTGTACGGCTCCGACGCCATCGCTGGCGTCATCAACATCATCCTGCGCAGGAACTTCCAGGGCGTGGAAGTCGGCGGCGGCTTCGGTACCGCCACCCAGGGCGGCCTCGACGAACGCAAGGCCAACCTGCTGGCCGGCTTCGGTGATCTGGAACAGCAGGGCTGGAACGTGCTGTTCGGGCTGGACCTGCTCAAGCGCGACCGCCTCGATGGCGATGATCGTGCCTATACCCGCAGCGGCGATTTCCGCGACAAGCCCGGTGGTCGCCTTGCCGGCTGGTCCACTGCCGGTGGCAACTGGCTGAGCAACCCGCGTGCGCCGCAACCGTTCGGCAACTGCCCCGACGGCAGCCAGCTGCGCCCGTACAGCGACTTCGGCAGCACCCTGCCCGGCCAGGCCTGCGCCTTCAATGCGCAGCCGTTCAAGACCCTGCAGCCCGGCGCCGAGCGCCTGCAGGCGTCGCTGAGTGCGACCTACCGCTTCAATGACAGCGTCGAAGCGTTTGCCGATGTGTTGTACAGCCACAACAAGGCCGACCAGATCTTCAGCGCGCCGTTGACCGTCGGCCCCGGCCTGCGCGCCTACAACCCGGCCACCGGCACCCTGATCGATGTGCCGGCGGTGCTGCCGGTCGGCCACCCGAACAACCCGGGCAGCACGCCGCTGCCGTTCGAGTACACCTTCTTCGATCTCGGCCCACGCCTGAAGGACAATACCCAGGTGTTCTACCGTGCCCTGGCCGGGGTGCGCGGCAGTGGCGAGCGCTGGGATTGGGAAGTGGCAGCGCTGACCTCGCAGAGTGCACAGCGCGAGTACGTCGACAACTTCGTCAACCGCTACGCGTTCGAGCAGATCCTGCGCGATGGCAGCTACAACTTCCTCAACCCGTCCAGCACGCCGGGGGCGCTGGATGCCCTGCGCCTGCAGACCAAGCGACCGGGCTGGTACAAGCTGCACTCATTGAACGTCAAAGCATCGACCTCTCTGTGGGAACTGCCGGCCGGCACGGTCGGCTTCGCCTGGGGTGCCGAGTTCCGCAAGGAATCGCTGGATGCGCGTACCAGTGCGCAGGTACTGTCGGGCACCGAACTGCGCCCGGCCATCAACGTGGTCAACGGCGAGCGCCAGGTCAGTGCCGCCTACGCCGAACTGAGCGTGCCACTGCACCGCACGCTGGAACTGCAGCTGGCCGGTCGCGGCGACCACTACGATGATTTCGGCAAAGCGTTCTCGCCGAAAGTGGCGCTGCGCTGGCAGCCGCTGGACAGCCTGCTGCTGCGCGGCTCGTTCTCGCGTGGTTTCCGCGCCCCCTCGCTGCCGGAGATCGCGCCGGGCCAGACCGTCAGCTACGGCTCGGTAATCGATCCGCTGGATCCGCTGCAGCCCGGTGGCAGCCGTGGCGTGACCAACATCCGCACCGGCAACCCGGACCTGAAGGCCGAGCGCTCGCGCAACTTCAACGTGGGCGCGGTGTGGTCGCCGGATGGCGACACCAGCATCGGCCTGGACTGGTACCGCATCGAGCAGGACAACCTGGTCAAGCCGGACAGTGCGCAGTTCATCGTCGACAACCCGACACTGTTCCCCGGGCGTGTGCAACGTGATGCACAGGGGCGCATCACGTTCATCACCAACCAGTACGCCAACCAGGGCGAACTGACCACCTCGGGCCTGGACCTGGACGCCAACCACACCTTCCGCACGGATGGCTGGGGCAGCTTCACCGTGGCCGGCAGCTGGACACACCTGCTGAGCTTCAAGCAGCCGCTGGTGGCCGGCCAGGCACCGTACGAAGGGGCCGGCAACAACCGCCACGGCGCGCTGCCGCGTACGCGCGGCACCACCTCGTTGAACTGGGCGGTGGGCGACTGGAGCAGCACGCTGAGCCTGCAGTACGTGAGCGGCTACGACCAGCGCGTGGCGACAGCGACCAGCAACCCGGGGCTGCGCGACCGCATCAAGCCGTATCACCAGCTGGACCTGTACGTGGCGTACGAAGGCATCGCCAACACCACGTTGTCGCTGTCGGTGCTGAACCTGACCGACAAGGATCCGCCGTTCGACCCGGCGGGTGGCTCCAATGGCTTCGACATCAGCCAGTACAACCTGCGCGGGCAGTTCGTCTCGCTGGGCGCGCGCTACCGGTTCTGA
- a CDS encoding ribonucleoside-diphosphate reductase subunit alpha: MTDSTFRVADLAGAGDALRAGGERVPTWITKEAGNRRLPFEAERLQRSIDAVHAEFPQLDVSDYRRVVQSMVERKPSISADDLVDLLIREAESRVDLVAPEWEQFAARIYLRRLYKRASRNRFYDVGLKYGSYVGLQESLADRGIYSNDILRCYSKEELQQAGEMIDPERDRLFAYNGLYLLATRYLASDRSREVYELPQERWLTIALYLMQEEKPRERRMQLVGEAYWALSNLYMTVATPTLANAGKVGGQLSSCFIDTVDDSLQGIYDSNTDIARVSKHGGGVGAYLGYVRSSGAPIRGVANSSGGVVPWIKQLNNTAVSVDQLGQRKGAVAVYLDIWHRDIEAFMDLRLNNGDQRLRAHDVFTSVCVPDLFMEAVERRADWYLFDPHEVKQAKGWYLQDFYDEKRGSGSFRDRYAELVADERISRRTVKAIDLFKRIMLSQLETGNPFLFYRDEVNRRNPNKHAGMIYSSNLCTEILQNMSPTRMIQEIVSGDQIVTTRRAGDFVVCNLSSINLGRAISAPDDLLATDVLERLIPIQVRMLDNVIDLNALPVPQATITNRKYRAIGLGTFGWHHLLAQQAIQWESPDAEELADRLYERINFLTIQASAQLAKEKGSYPMFAGSDWHNGRYFSDRDYSGAAWESLAREVATHGLRNGWLLAVAPNMSTAQIAGSTASIDPIYSAFYYEEKKDFRRPVAAPGLSLETWPYYEKGAYKVDQFASVRQNARRQRHVDQSISFNLYVPSTIRASTLLELHLSAWREGLKTTYYVRSNDIDISECEWCSS; this comes from the coding sequence ATGACCGACAGTACCTTCCGCGTGGCCGATCTGGCCGGCGCTGGCGACGCCTTGCGCGCCGGTGGCGAGCGCGTGCCGACCTGGATCACCAAGGAGGCTGGCAATCGTCGCCTGCCGTTCGAGGCCGAGCGCCTGCAGCGCAGCATCGACGCCGTGCATGCCGAGTTCCCGCAGCTGGATGTGAGCGACTACCGCCGCGTGGTGCAGTCGATGGTCGAACGCAAACCGAGCATCAGCGCCGATGATCTGGTCGATCTGCTGATCCGCGAGGCCGAATCGCGCGTGGACCTGGTCGCGCCGGAGTGGGAACAGTTTGCCGCACGCATCTACCTGCGCCGCCTGTACAAGCGCGCCAGCCGCAACCGCTTCTACGACGTTGGACTGAAGTACGGTTCCTACGTGGGCCTGCAGGAAAGCCTGGCCGACCGCGGCATCTACAGCAACGACATCCTGCGCTGCTATTCCAAGGAAGAGCTGCAGCAGGCCGGCGAAATGATCGACCCGGAGCGCGATCGCCTGTTCGCCTACAACGGCCTGTACCTGCTGGCCACGCGCTACCTGGCCAGCGACCGCAGCCGTGAGGTCTATGAACTGCCGCAGGAGCGCTGGCTGACCATCGCGCTGTACCTGATGCAGGAGGAAAAGCCGCGTGAGCGGCGCATGCAGCTGGTCGGCGAGGCGTACTGGGCGCTGTCCAACCTGTACATGACGGTGGCCACGCCGACGTTGGCCAATGCCGGCAAGGTCGGCGGCCAGTTGTCCAGCTGCTTCATCGACACGGTGGACGACAGCCTGCAGGGCATCTATGACTCCAATACCGATATCGCCCGCGTGTCCAAGCACGGCGGCGGCGTTGGTGCCTATCTGGGCTATGTGCGCAGCAGCGGCGCGCCGATCCGTGGCGTGGCCAATTCCTCCGGTGGCGTGGTGCCGTGGATCAAGCAGCTCAACAACACTGCGGTGTCGGTTGATCAGCTCGGCCAGCGCAAGGGCGCGGTGGCGGTGTACCTGGACATCTGGCACCGCGATATCGAAGCCTTCATGGACCTGCGCCTCAACAACGGCGACCAGCGCCTGCGCGCGCACGATGTGTTCACTTCGGTCTGCGTGCCGGACCTGTTCATGGAAGCGGTCGAACGTCGCGCCGACTGGTACCTGTTCGATCCGCACGAGGTGAAGCAGGCCAAGGGCTGGTACCTGCAGGACTTCTACGACGAGAAGCGTGGTTCTGGCAGCTTCCGCGACCGCTACGCCGAGCTGGTGGCCGATGAGCGCATCAGCCGCCGCACGGTGAAGGCCATCGATCTGTTCAAGCGGATCATGCTCAGCCAGCTGGAGACCGGCAACCCGTTCCTGTTCTACCGCGACGAGGTCAACCGCCGGAACCCGAACAAGCACGCGGGCATGATCTATTCCAGCAACCTGTGCACCGAGATCCTGCAGAACATGAGCCCGACGCGGATGATCCAGGAGATCGTCAGCGGCGACCAGATCGTGACTACGCGCCGCGCCGGTGACTTCGTGGTCTGCAACCTGTCCTCGATCAACCTCGGACGTGCGATCAGTGCGCCGGATGACCTGCTGGCCACCGACGTGCTGGAACGCCTGATCCCGATCCAGGTGCGCATGCTCGACAACGTGATCGACCTCAACGCATTGCCGGTACCGCAGGCCACGATCACCAACCGCAAGTACCGCGCCATCGGCCTGGGCACGTTCGGCTGGCACCACCTGCTGGCGCAGCAGGCGATCCAGTGGGAATCGCCGGATGCCGAAGAGCTGGCCGACCGCCTCTACGAGCGCATCAACTTCCTGACCATCCAGGCCAGCGCGCAGCTGGCGAAGGAAAAGGGCAGCTACCCGATGTTCGCCGGCAGCGACTGGCACAACGGACGCTACTTCAGTGACCGCGACTACAGCGGCGCGGCCTGGGAGAGCCTGGCCCGCGAGGTCGCCACGCACGGCCTGCGCAACGGCTGGCTGCTGGCGGTGGCGCCGAACATGAGCACCGCGCAGATTGCCGGTTCCACCGCATCGATCGACCCGATCTACAGCGCGTTCTACTACGAGGAAAAGAAGGATTTCCGGCGGCCGGTGGCCGCGCCGGGCCTGTCGCTGGAAACCTGGCCGTACTACGAGAAGGGCGCCTACAAGGTCGACCAGTTCGCCAGCGTGCGCCAGAACGCACGCCGCCAGCGCCACGTCGACCAGTCGATCAGCTTCAACCTGTACGTGCCAAGCACCATCCGCGCCAGCACCCTGCTGGAGCTGCACCTGAGCGCCTGGCGCGAAGGCCTGAAGACCACTTACTACGTGCGTTCCAACGACATCGACATCAGTGAATGCGAGTGGTGCTCCAGCTGA
- the betT gene encoding choline BCCT transporter BetT translates to MEVLEPQQSPVRTLRPVFAFAAIVVVAFALFVSLFPLGAGRLLVKAQDWAALNVGWYYLLAMTLYLVFVVGVALSKYGGIKLGADHDEPEFSYLSWAGMLFAAGISITLFFFCVSEPLTHYLQPPQGDPAAGEAGARQAMQLLFLHWGLHGWGVFALAAMAMAYFAYRHNLPLALRSALYPLIGKRINGPIGYTVDALGIVATVFGIGADMGFGVLHLNAGLSHLFNIPHSNLVQIILVVSMMGAAVAVAVSGVEKGVRWMANINMLLAIALVLFMLCAGPTQYLLSTLMQNLGDYLGSVVGKSFDVYAYGGRPEWLGGWTVFYWAWWIGWAPFVGLFIARISRGRTIREFVFGVLLIPLGFTLAWLSIFGNSALDQVLHHGQQQLAQLAVDDPPTVLYALLDGYPWSKAVIAVTVFVSFIFFVTSADSGAVVLSTLSSHGGAPEDDGPRWLRVFWGTVIAVLTAGLLLAGSIDALKSAVVLASLPFSAVLLLMMWGLTRAFSDESHRKRALQYRPSPLIGDDRHHQGWRQRLSQAMHFPVRDQVYRFMDDTVKPAMEAVAEQLRGQGWDVATRFEAGDMELTVNHGEQQDFLYRVILSGYLTPSFAAQQLRNQRYYRAEVHLFEGSQDYDLVGYSRKQIINDIISQYERHLQFLHLSR, encoded by the coding sequence ATGGAAGTACTGGAGCCGCAACAATCCCCGGTGCGCACCCTTCGACCTGTGTTCGCCTTCGCGGCGATCGTTGTCGTGGCGTTCGCGCTGTTCGTCAGTCTGTTCCCGCTCGGTGCGGGCCGCCTTCTGGTCAAGGCGCAGGACTGGGCCGCACTCAATGTCGGCTGGTACTACCTGCTGGCGATGACCCTGTACCTGGTGTTCGTGGTCGGCGTGGCGCTGTCCAAGTACGGTGGCATCAAGCTCGGCGCCGACCATGACGAGCCGGAGTTCAGCTACCTTTCCTGGGCCGGCATGCTGTTCGCCGCTGGCATCAGCATCACCCTGTTCTTCTTCTGCGTCTCCGAACCACTGACCCACTACCTGCAGCCGCCGCAGGGCGATCCGGCCGCGGGCGAGGCCGGCGCGCGCCAGGCCATGCAGCTGCTGTTCCTGCATTGGGGCCTGCATGGGTGGGGCGTGTTCGCGCTGGCGGCGATGGCGATGGCCTACTTCGCCTACCGCCACAACCTGCCGCTGGCGCTGCGTTCGGCGCTGTACCCGCTGATCGGGAAGCGCATCAATGGCCCGATCGGCTACACCGTGGACGCACTGGGCATTGTCGCCACCGTGTTCGGCATCGGCGCCGACATGGGCTTCGGCGTGCTGCACCTCAACGCCGGCCTGTCGCACCTGTTCAACATCCCGCACTCCAACCTGGTGCAGATCATCCTGGTGGTCAGCATGATGGGCGCGGCGGTGGCCGTGGCCGTTTCAGGCGTGGAGAAGGGCGTGCGCTGGATGGCCAACATCAACATGCTGCTGGCGATCGCGCTGGTGCTGTTCATGCTGTGCGCCGGCCCCACCCAGTATCTGCTCAGCACGCTGATGCAGAACCTGGGCGACTACCTCGGCAGCGTGGTCGGCAAGAGTTTCGACGTGTACGCCTATGGCGGCCGACCGGAATGGCTGGGCGGCTGGACGGTGTTCTACTGGGCCTGGTGGATCGGCTGGGCGCCGTTCGTCGGCCTGTTCATCGCCCGCATCTCGCGTGGCCGCACCATCCGCGAATTCGTGTTCGGCGTGCTGCTGATCCCGCTCGGCTTCACCCTGGCGTGGCTGTCGATCTTCGGCAACAGTGCACTGGACCAGGTGCTGCACCATGGCCAGCAGCAACTGGCGCAACTGGCGGTGGATGATCCACCCACCGTGCTGTATGCCCTGCTGGATGGGTATCCGTGGAGCAAGGCGGTGATCGCGGTGACGGTGTTCGTCAGTTTCATTTTCTTCGTGACATCGGCTGACTCCGGCGCGGTGGTGCTGTCCACGTTGTCCTCGCATGGCGGGGCGCCGGAGGATGATGGTCCGCGTTGGCTGCGCGTGTTCTGGGGCACGGTCATCGCGGTGCTGACCGCTGGCCTGCTGCTGGCCGGCAGCATCGATGCGCTGAAATCGGCGGTGGTGCTGGCGTCGCTGCCGTTCTCGGCGGTGTTGTTGCTGATGATGTGGGGCCTGACCCGCGCCTTCAGTGACGAATCGCACCGCAAGCGCGCGCTGCAGTACCGGCCCTCGCCGCTGATCGGTGACGACCGCCACCACCAGGGCTGGCGCCAGCGCCTGAGCCAGGCCATGCACTTCCCGGTGCGCGACCAGGTCTACCGCTTCATGGACGACACCGTGAAGCCAGCGATGGAGGCGGTGGCCGAGCAGCTGCGCGGGCAGGGCTGGGATGTGGCCACGCGGTTCGAGGCCGGCGACATGGAGTTGACGGTGAATCACGGCGAGCAGCAGGACTTCCTGTACCGGGTGATCCTCAGTGGCTATCTGACGCCGTCGTTCGCCGCGCAGCAGCTGCGCAACCAGCGCTACTACCGCGCTGAAGTGCACCTGTTCGAAGGCAGCCAGGACTACGACCTGGTCGGCTACAGCCGCAAGCAGATCATCAACGACATCATCAGCCAGTACGAACGGCACCTGCAGTTCCTGCACCTGAGCCGCTGA
- a CDS encoding zinc-binding dehydrogenase, producing MRAAQYPSFGDPADVLAIADAALPEPGPGEVRIRTVLASIHNHDLLTVRGLYGYKPTLPAIGGSEALGVVDALGDGVDGLQIGQRVAAASVHGTWAEAFIAPARMVIPMPEAIPDEMAAQLIAMPLSALMLLEFLHVEAGQWIVQNTANGAVGKSLAMLARARGVHVANLVRNADAVAQLKVLGIDHVFDTSVDGWKDRVREATGEAQAAAAVDSIGGDASGDLVDLLGHHGTLVSFGVMSGEPMRIPAGGLIYKEATVKGFWGSKVSQAMAVEDKRRLVGELLKRAASGELTLPVEQIFALDDIAQAAKAGAGSGRNGKVLLRP from the coding sequence ATGCGCGCTGCCCAGTACCCCTCCTTCGGCGACCCGGCCGACGTCCTTGCCATTGCCGATGCCGCCCTGCCCGAGCCCGGCCCCGGCGAGGTGCGCATCCGCACCGTGCTGGCCTCCATCCACAATCACGACCTGCTGACCGTGCGCGGCCTGTATGGCTACAAGCCAACGCTGCCGGCGATCGGGGGCAGTGAAGCACTGGGCGTGGTCGATGCACTTGGCGACGGCGTCGACGGCCTGCAGATCGGCCAGCGGGTTGCCGCCGCCTCGGTGCACGGCACCTGGGCCGAGGCCTTCATCGCCCCGGCACGCATGGTGATTCCGATGCCGGAGGCGATCCCGGACGAAATGGCCGCGCAGCTGATCGCGATGCCGCTGAGCGCGCTGATGCTGCTGGAATTCCTGCACGTCGAAGCAGGCCAGTGGATCGTGCAGAACACCGCCAACGGCGCGGTGGGCAAATCGCTGGCGATGCTGGCGCGGGCGCGTGGCGTGCATGTGGCCAACCTGGTGCGCAATGCCGATGCGGTCGCACAGTTGAAAGTGCTGGGCATCGATCATGTGTTCGACACCTCGGTGGACGGCTGGAAGGATCGCGTGCGTGAGGCGACCGGCGAAGCGCAGGCCGCGGCCGCGGTGGATTCCATTGGCGGCGACGCCAGCGGCGATCTGGTCGACCTGCTTGGCCACCACGGCACCCTGGTGTCGTTCGGTGTGATGAGCGGCGAGCCGATGCGCATTCCCGCCGGCGGCCTGATCTACAAGGAAGCCACGGTGAAGGGCTTCTGGGGCAGCAAGGTCAGCCAGGCGATGGCGGTGGAGGACAAGCGCCGGCTGGTTGGCGAACTGCTGAAGCGCGCGGCGAGCGGCGAACTGACCCTGCCGGTGGAGCAGATCTTCGCACTGGACGACATCGCCCAGGCGGCAAAGGCCGGTGCGGGTTCGGGCCGCAATGGCAAGGTGCTGCTGCGGCCGTGA